One part of the Pseudomonas sp. MYb118 genome encodes these proteins:
- a CDS encoding DUF1120 domain-containing protein, with product MKLSRYWLATGALLSLGAFTSSAQAAGDDCQLNLSQPELDFGLMNRAIRPGAATERNLGERRLSLTMSCATATDMSLFYRAMAATTQRFHFADRGTYQIRIGDAVLDGQSVDLGLIAGVGQAPSQIESQLIWRPEHGVVPLRSGVPAQGNTFSAQLELTAWVQEQGQVRDAVSWEASGVFDAVGAGRHREATLRARFAPAACEPALSNGGVVDFGNLTINDLNANKITHLPSRPLLLRVGCDAPTAFALIMHDNRAGSATVDGESHYGLGTDGRNNGIGFYSVNIDPAHTRADSFARLYRTDSSTGGAGWSSASANPIALAKNTYLSFTDSGGRHTGPAMIQNLSTRVTVDAVIAPTNDLDLSNAIDLDGAGTIEIIYL from the coding sequence ATGAAACTGTCCCGTTACTGGTTGGCCACTGGCGCCTTGCTGTCACTCGGCGCATTCACCTCATCGGCCCAGGCCGCAGGCGATGATTGCCAGCTCAACCTGAGCCAGCCCGAACTCGATTTCGGCTTGATGAACCGGGCGATCCGCCCTGGCGCCGCCACCGAACGCAACCTGGGCGAGCGCCGATTGAGCCTGACCATGAGCTGCGCAACCGCCACCGACATGAGCCTGTTCTATCGGGCCATGGCGGCGACCACCCAGCGCTTTCATTTCGCCGACCGTGGCACCTATCAGATACGGATTGGTGACGCGGTGCTGGACGGCCAGTCAGTCGACCTTGGGTTGATTGCCGGTGTGGGTCAGGCGCCGTCGCAGATCGAGTCGCAACTGATCTGGCGACCAGAACATGGCGTGGTCCCCCTGCGCTCCGGCGTGCCGGCCCAGGGCAACACGTTCTCGGCGCAACTGGAGCTCACGGCCTGGGTGCAGGAGCAAGGCCAGGTGCGGGACGCGGTGAGCTGGGAAGCCAGCGGGGTATTCGACGCCGTCGGTGCCGGGCGTCACCGCGAAGCCACCCTGCGTGCACGCTTCGCTCCGGCGGCGTGCGAACCGGCGTTGTCCAATGGCGGCGTGGTCGATTTCGGCAACCTGACGATCAACGACCTGAACGCGAACAAAATCACCCACCTGCCGTCGCGCCCCTTGCTGCTGCGAGTGGGCTGCGACGCACCCACGGCGTTCGCCCTGATCATGCACGACAACCGTGCCGGCTCGGCAACGGTCGACGGTGAAAGCCATTACGGCCTGGGTACCGACGGGCGCAACAACGGCATCGGCTTTTATTCGGTCAACATCGACCCTGCCCACACCCGCGCGGACAGCTTCGCACGCCTCTACCGAACCGACTCCAGCACCGGTGGCGCGGGCTGGAGCAGCGCCAGCGCCAACCCGATCGCCCTGGCCAAAAACACCTACCTGAGTTTCACCGACAGCGGCGGCCGCCACACAGGGCCGGCAATGATCCAGAACCTCAGCACCCGCGTGACCGTCGACGCCGTGATCGCCCCCACCAACGACCTGGACCTGAGCAACGCCATCGACCTGGATGGCGCGGGGACGATCGAGATCATTTACCTGTAG
- a CDS encoding DUF1120 domain-containing protein, translating to MKKYLAALSTLALIGMTPHAVAASSTDLTVTGSITPSACTPSLTENGNIDYGKISARDLNPTTSTNLEPRTIFLNVNCEAATRFALQGHDNRLGSSNQATSFGLGKINGDQNLGRFVLAMASAVADGVGVQAIKSADGQTGWVGHLFWNPGYYVSVADRADLTTPIPVKDMEMELLISASISPANDLDLTHEVNLDGSATLEMKYL from the coding sequence ATGAAAAAGTACCTTGCAGCCCTTTCCACCCTCGCGCTCATCGGCATGACACCTCATGCCGTGGCAGCATCGAGCACCGACCTGACGGTGACCGGCAGTATCACGCCGAGCGCGTGTACCCCGAGCCTGACCGAAAACGGCAACATCGACTACGGCAAGATTTCCGCCAGGGACCTGAATCCGACCACCAGCACCAACCTTGAGCCACGCACGATTTTCCTCAACGTCAACTGTGAGGCGGCCACCCGCTTCGCGCTGCAGGGCCACGACAACCGACTGGGCTCAAGCAACCAGGCAACCTCGTTCGGCCTCGGCAAGATCAACGGAGACCAGAACCTGGGGCGGTTCGTGTTGGCCATGGCCAGCGCGGTCGCAGACGGCGTCGGGGTCCAGGCGATCAAATCCGCGGATGGCCAGACCGGCTGGGTTGGCCATCTGTTCTGGAACCCGGGTTACTACGTCTCCGTCGCAGACAGGGCTGACCTCACTACACCGATCCCGGTGAAAGACATGGAAATGGAACTGCTGATCAGCGCGTCCATCTCCCCGGCGAACGACCTGGACCTGACCCATGAAGTCAACCTCGACGGTTCGGCGACGCTGGAAATGAAATACCTCTGA